In Brassica napus cultivar Da-Ae unplaced genomic scaffold, Da-Ae ScsIHWf_1225;HRSCAF=1750, whole genome shotgun sequence, the following are encoded in one genomic region:
- the LOC125575119 gene encoding protein C2-DOMAIN ABA-RELATED 9-like isoform X1, translated as MKKEGYVMCEKCEGRKNPKESKGAAMKSVIRKQRMDLSILFLEVLIESTSMFLVKLSYLSSNNVQFYKLYQIQVRVCVLLQYLMWVSLDLKKKDLNLFVCFWVEYAAMEDKQLGVMRVHVKRGINLAIRDSTTSDPYVVVTLANQKVKTRVINSNCNPVWDEQLALTIKDVTDPIRMTVYDKDRFSGDDKMGDAEIDMRPFLEAHQMELDFQKLPNGCAIKRIRPGRTNCLAEESSITWSNGKIIQDMILRLRNVECGELEIMLELADGPGCKGLGREGSKKTSWMQTKQLD; from the exons atgaagaagGAAGGATACGTCATGTGTGAGAAATGCGAAGGAAGGAAGAATCCTAAAGAAAGCAAAGGAGCAGCGATGAAATCGGTCATCCGAAAACAACGGATGGATCTGTCGATATTGTTTTTGGAAGTCCTCATCGAATCAACGTCGATGTTTCTTGTAAAACTCTCTTATCTTTCTAGCAACAACGTccagttttataaattatatcaaATCCAGGTTAGGGTTTGTGTCCTTCTTCAATATCTCATGTGGGTCTCGcttgatttgaaaaaaaaagatttaaacctttttgtttgtttctgggTGGAATATGCAGCAATGGAGGATAAACAGCTAGGGGTTATGAGAGTTCATGTGAAAAGAGGGATTAATCTCGCGATTCGTGATTCCACGACCAGTGATCCTTATGTTGTTGTCACATTGGCTAATcag AAAGTGAAGACGCGTGTGATCAATAGTAACTGTAATCCAGTGTGGGACGAACAACTGGCCCTTACCATCAAAGATGTGACTGATCCAATTCGTATG ACGGTGTATGATAAAGACAGATTCTCTGGAGATGACAAGATGGGTGATGCGGAAATAGACATGAGGCCGTTCCTAGAAGCGCACCAGATGGAGTTGGACTTCCAAAAGCTCCCCAATGGTTGTGCAATCAAGAGGATCCGTCCAGGGAGGACCAACTGTTTGGCTGAAGAGAGCAGCATCACTTGGAGCAATGGGAAGATCATACAAGACATGATTCTTAGATTAAGGAATGTGGAGTGTGGTGAATTGGAGATAATGCTTGAGTTGGCTGATGGTCCAGGCTGCAAGGGTCTTGGACGAGAAG GATCGAAGAAGACATCATGGATGCAAACAAAACAATTGGACTAA
- the LOC125575119 gene encoding protein C2-DOMAIN ABA-RELATED 9-like isoform X2 yields MEDKQLGVMRVHVKRGINLAIRDSTTSDPYVVVTLANQKVKTRVINSNCNPVWDEQLALTIKDVTDPIRMTVYDKDRFSGDDKMGDAEIDMRPFLEAHQMELDFQKLPNGCAIKRIRPGRTNCLAEESSITWSNGKIIQDMILRLRNVECGELEIMLELADGPGCKGLGREGSKKTSWMQTKQLD; encoded by the exons ATGGAGGATAAACAGCTAGGGGTTATGAGAGTTCATGTGAAAAGAGGGATTAATCTCGCGATTCGTGATTCCACGACCAGTGATCCTTATGTTGTTGTCACATTGGCTAATcag AAAGTGAAGACGCGTGTGATCAATAGTAACTGTAATCCAGTGTGGGACGAACAACTGGCCCTTACCATCAAAGATGTGACTGATCCAATTCGTATG ACGGTGTATGATAAAGACAGATTCTCTGGAGATGACAAGATGGGTGATGCGGAAATAGACATGAGGCCGTTCCTAGAAGCGCACCAGATGGAGTTGGACTTCCAAAAGCTCCCCAATGGTTGTGCAATCAAGAGGATCCGTCCAGGGAGGACCAACTGTTTGGCTGAAGAGAGCAGCATCACTTGGAGCAATGGGAAGATCATACAAGACATGATTCTTAGATTAAGGAATGTGGAGTGTGGTGAATTGGAGATAATGCTTGAGTTGGCTGATGGTCCAGGCTGCAAGGGTCTTGGACGAGAAG GATCGAAGAAGACATCATGGATGCAAACAAAACAATTGGACTAA
- the LOC111199497 gene encoding putative defensin-like protein 119, with translation MTKVSIFAFFMIIFVLGMVIQETQGQMCHALGMKSNCNDGACANLCKLKWKGSGSCFSNQHVYSCICNFPCKI, from the exons ATGACTAAAGTCTCTATTTTTGCTTTCTTCATGATCATCTTCGTTTTAG gaaTGGTGATTCAAGAAACTCAAGGACAAATGTGTCATGCTCTTGGAATGAAATCAAACTGTAATGATGGCGCATGTGCCAATCTGTGTAAGCTGAAATGGAAGGGAAGCGGCTCGTGCTTCTCAAACCAACATGTTTACAGTTGTATATGCAATTTTCcttgcaaaatttaa
- the LOC125596521 gene encoding proline-rich receptor-like protein kinase PERK10 yields MAGTSTKKVRKPSKRSKPSPLPPQYEFTPRTTEPPPRGNRRAGPTVSDYPPPRQLFEESTPRTQPRAASTPLSQPAPPPQPRGSQISANVRPRQPTVSIRRQSPISSEAQNSQNTEAPEGPDEDEPVPNSPFPVEPNLSEDQTRLPNALLSQPGRERYTMSLSPTFEPGTMWLVTYLSEYFKLMRLCL; encoded by the coding sequence ATGGCCGGAACATCAACGAAGAAGGTTCGGAAACCCTCAAAACGGTCTAAACCATCTCCTCTACCGCCGCAGTATGAGTTCACTCCAAGGACAACAGAGCCTCCACCTCGTGGCAACCGCAGAGCTGGACCAACGGTGAGTGACTACCCACCTCCGAGACAGCTGTTCGAGGAGTCTACGCCGAGGACCCAACCTCGAGCTGCTTCAACGCCTCTTTCTCAACCAGCTCCACCACCACAACCTCGAGGGTCTCAAATCTCAGCCAATGTTCGACCTCGACAACCTACGGTCTCTATTAGGCGACAATCTCCTATCAGTTCTGAAGCTCAAAACTCACAAAATACTGAAGCTCCAGAAGGTCCAGATGAGGATGAACCAGTCCCCAACTCACCATTTCCAGTAGAACCGAATCTGTCTGAAGACCAGACGAGGCTTCCCAACGCCCTTCTCTCCCAGCCCGGCCGAGAGCGCTACACCATGAGCCTTTCTCCCACCTTCGAGCCTGGAACCATGTGGTTAGTTACTTATCTATCTGAATATTTTAAGCTTATGAGATTGTGTCTGTGA
- the LOC125596525 gene encoding uncharacterized protein LOC125596525: MKDMVSKRRKSRVRPSWILNDLWKEMTAYWDTAKAQQKSETTSAARLSDRNGLGPHKHNAGQKSYLQIEQEMVEELGRPVTIGEVFIKAHTKKNGSFVDKKAKLVAEAYEKNKQAKLADLQAENSESSDGTSHPPQLSLDQDNELFLLSTVTDKRGRHYGIGSLESTIVNGKRKRCKSSSSYVDLEKQLSDAHRKIEKQAAYTAKQAKKLKSFSLVKKYLAATDPNFLAFMAANQGEDDDEGEGEGEGEGEGEGEGEGEVKVKVKVKVKVKVKVKKVKMKGKVKVKMKMNFRFPTLVLL, translated from the exons ATGAAGGACATGGTTAGCAAGCGTAGGAAGTCTCGAGTTCGACCATCCTGGATTTTGAATGATCTGTGGAAAGAAATGACAGCTTACTGGGACACTGCTAAAGCCCAACAAAAAAGCGAGACAACATCAGCTGCTCGGTTGTCTGACCGAAATGGTCTTGGTCCTCACAAGCACAATGCTGGCCAGAAGTCTTACCTCCAAATCGAACAAGAAATG GTTGAAGAATTGGGCAGACCAGTGACTATTGGTGAAGTTTTCATCAAGGCACACACCAAAAAAAATGGCAGCTTTGTAGATAAGAAAGCAAAGCTAGTTGCAGAGGCCTATGAGAAGAACAAGCAAGCCAAGCTGGCTGACCTTCAAGCTGAAAACTCAGAGAGTTCAGATGGTACTTCACACCCTCCACAACTCTCTCTAGACCAGGATAATGAGCTCTTCCTTCTG TCCACTGTCACAGACAAAAGAGGAAGACACTATGGAATAGGAAGCCTAGAAAGTACTATTGTCAACGGAAAGCGCAAGCGTTGTAAATCCTCTTCTTCGTACGTAGACCTCGAAAAACAGCTCAGCGATGCTCACCGGAAGATTGAGAAGCAGGCGGCTTACACTGCCAAGCAAGCAAAAAAGCTCAAAAGTTTTTCCTTGGTGAAGAAGTATCTGGCTGCAACTGATCCAAATTTTTTGGCCTTCATGGCTGCTAATCAaggtgaagatgatgatgaaggtgaaggtgaaggtgaaggtgaaggtgaaggtgaaggtgaaggtgaaggtgaagtgaaagtgaaagtgaaagtgaaggtgaaggtgaaggtgaaggtgaagaaggtgaagatgaAGGGGAAGGTGAaagtgaagatgaagatgaattTTAGGTTCCCTACTCTTGTActactataa
- the LOC111215918 gene encoding uncharacterized protein LOC111215918: MNETPSSPISPKSIEAQVFTPIQKQQTVTEETYEATQPLTEIISANNKKEDTHAVHHTPSSPLSSLIALVIEENKNALSETETATQYFSTSEGEHTQSSRKNQAEEYLKDTTEPTTELVSTDVSKTQPLTPQTQHLQTSEGDQSDETPSEQNQAEENLKDTTEPTTELVSTDVSKMPPITQQTEHLQTSAIDFSETNEVEVSRLLAHFQIGAEVEILSTDDEIWYPGKVVDLKLCEGLEELTVEYTTLFTDQHRLQKLQDTITADKIRPATPTSDQKSFEMMDKVEAFYNNGWSSGQISMVLGDNTYSVCLYTSMETILFKHSDLRIHREWKDGVWKMADKVKPDKKRKAAASSQNSGMDNVFLRRSERVPKRSRDTKTPFKSDRNPALTVIPEIIPAVDPFSTPAEHKLSRLQNWMTLKPGMHETSLSINDNKIRKSFFQSMENAKKDLKKEHIDGAFAMLNCRRNENAAWFHNYKIPKACFLPMEFLHCLLSDDLAYKKEKVKGKKIFNDLFKDTVRGKVYPEKTWGEDVDVVYGITLGKKSNVWIGMEIHLKKKRITVYDCFQKESNSIDIPQVKKLAVLISNLLVESSGDEVDKVKMIPFEIEQAQGLPKTKHPFNCGIFLVKILECQSLKIGDMTKINDDNALELRRTLSCEIFNQFVDESFGK; encoded by the exons ATGAATGagacaccttcttctccaatatCTCCAAAGAGTATTGAGGCTCAAGTTTTTACTCCAATTCAGAAACAGCAg acgGTAACAGAGGAAACGTATGAGGCTACACAGCCATTGACTGAGATCATTTCAGCAAACAATAAAAAG GAGGATACACATGCTGTGCATCACACACCTTCCTCTCCATTGTCTTCACTAATTGCACTAGTtattgaagaaaataagaatgctttg AGTGAGACAGAAACTGCGACCCAATATTTTTCTACAAGTGAAGGAGAGCATACACAATCAAGCAGAAAGAATCAAGCAGAAGAATATCTCAAGGATACTACAGAACCTACTACTGAGCTAGTTTCCACAGATGTTTCGAAGACACAGCCTCTTACTCCGCAAACACAGCACCTTCAGACAAGTGAGGGAGATCAATCCGATGAGACACCATCAGAGCAGAATCAAGCAGAAGAAAATCTCAAGGATACTACAGAACCTACTACTGAGCTAGTTTCCACAGATGTTTCGAAGATGCCGCCTATTACTCAGCAAACAGAGCATCTTCAGACAAGTGCTATAGATTTTTCAGAAACAAACGAG GTTGAAGTAAGCAGGCTTCTAGCTCACTTTCAAATAGGCGCAGAGGTTGAGATTTTGTCTACTGATGACGAAATATGGTATCCAGGAAAGGTTGTTGATCTTAAACTGTGTGAAGGACTAGAGGAGCTGACAGTTGAGTACACGACACTCTTCACAGACCAACATAGACTTCAGAAACTTCAGGATACTATCACGGCTGACAAAATACGTCCTGCAACACCAACTAGTGACCAAAAATCCTTTGAGATGATGGATAAGGTAGAAGCCTTTTACAACAATGGCTGGAGCAGCGGACAAATTAGCATGGTACTTGGTGATAACACATACTCGGTGTGTCTCTATACTTCTATGGAAACTATTCTATTCAAACATTCAGATTTGCGAATTCATAGAGAATGGAAAGATGGAGTCTGGAAGATGGCAGATAAG GTGAAGCCTGATAAGAAAAGGAAAGCTGCTGCCTCATCACAAAATTCAGGAATGgataatgttttcctaagaagGAGCGAGAGGGTGCCTAAACGATCTAGAGACACAAAAACTCCATTCAAGTCTGACAGAAATCCGGCTTTAACTGTAATACCTGAGATTATACCTGCAGTTGATCCGTTTTCAACTCCTGCGGAACATAAGCTTTCAAGGCTTCAAAATTGGATGACATTAAAGCCCGGCATGCATGAAAC GTCCCTATCAATCAATGATAATAAGATAAGGAAATCTTTCTTTCAAAGCATGGAAAATGCAAAAAAGGACCTTAAGAAAGAG cacatTGATGGAGCCTTTGCAATGCTAAATTGCAGAAGAAATGAGAATGCTGCTTGGTTCCACAACTACAAGATTCCAAAGGCGTGCTTCCTACCTATGGAGTTCTTGCATTGCTTGCTCTCTGATGATTTGGCttacaagaaagaaaaggtcaaaggtaaaaagattttcaacgatttatttaaagatactGTGAGAGGGAAGGTATATCCAGAGAAGACATGGGGAGAAGATGTTGATGTTGTGTATGGGATTACTCTTGGAAAAAAAAGCAATGTCTGGATTGGGATGGAAattcatttgaagaagaaaagaatcacaGTATATGATTGTTTTCAAAAGGAAAGCAACAGCATTGATATTCCTCAAGTGAAAAAGTTGGCAG TGTTGATTTCTAATCTGCTGGTGGAATCTTCTGGTGATGAGGTAGATAAAGTGAAGATGATTCCATTTGAGATTGAGCAGGCACAAGGTTTACCCAAGACAAAACATCCTTTCAACTGTGGGATATTTCTTGTCAAGATTCTGGAGTGCCAGTCATTGAAGATAGGAGACATGACAAAGATTAATGATGACAATGCATTGGAGCTAAGGAGAACCTTGTCTTGTGAGATCTTCAACCAATTTGTGGATGAGAGCTTTGGGAAATGA
- the LOC125596522 gene encoding uncharacterized protein LOC125596522 encodes MGDPLPLRLALPELRYPIGSEPEKTISINQHSIVAYIKTVKEILGNDEFNRIRGTFLGPVIKLGERSLKLSAKIVHAVLTKSIKTVKRHEAWFHFGAQPMRFSIREFHMVTGLKCSGEAREPREETEKFKWDFLKGRTHTVKDVEKQLRNTREDASDERFCLAMLLLIESILLQKSLLDGGTTFTLDYVKIAQDMDVLMTYPWGRTAYNLLLKSLQRAVDKSLDKNNYDLQGFPMAFLIWILESVPLLQYAFSQVVPILSVQPSTPIFLCEKYLQIASPQLIDVLLIEIKDHLKVTCILPPISNDPEADVCMEDEANKDLDDMADLSKRGYKFKIRDWRNMSVDLYGANEQIRRASLLFGNGGMSQASSSYQEESLESKINRISEMVGDNLRIMNDRLCLIEKDRKQIKERVTKLEKLQRVTSYETPNNEDCLPNFCCTCTD; translated from the exons atgggAGATCCATTACCATTAAGACTAGCACTGCCTGAGCTGAGGTATCCGATTGGATCAGAGCCAGAGAAGACGATATCGATAAACCAACACTCGATAGTTGCTTATATCAAAACTGTTAAGGAAATTCTAGGAAATGATGAGTTCAACAGAATAAGAGGGACGTTTTTGGGACCGGTGATCAAGCTTGGAGAGAGGTCTTTGAAATTATCAGCTAAGATAGTGCACGCAGTTCTCACCAAAAGCATCAAGACAGTGAAGAGACACGAAGCATGGTTCCATTTTGGTGCTCAGCCAATGAGGTTCTCTATAAGAGAATTCCACATGGTGACTGGTTTGAAATGTAGTGGTGAAGCAAGAGAACCACGAGAGGAAACCGAGAAATTTAAGTGGGACTTCCTAAAAGGGCGTACTCATACAGTAAAGGACGTGGAGAAGCAGCtcagaaacacaagagaagatgcTTCTGATGAGAGATTCTGCCTTGCAATGCTCCTCCTGATTGAGAGCATACTACTACAGAAGAGCCTTCTCGACGGTGGCACAACTTTTACTTTGGATTATGTGAAAATAGCGCAGGATATGGATGTCTTGATGACATACCCATGGGGGAGAACAGCTTATAATTTGCTGTTAAAATCACTTCAGAGAGCTGTCGACAAAAGCCTCgacaaaaacaattatgattTGCAAGGATTCCCTATGGCATTTCTTATATGGATACTTGAGTCAGTACCTTTGCTACAGTATGCATTCAGTCAAGTTGTTCCTATTCTGAGCGTTCAACCGTCTACCCCAATATTTTTGTGTGAGAAGTACCTTCAAATAGCTTCTCCACAGCTGATAGATGTTCTCCTAATTGAAATCAAAGATCAT CTTAAGGTCACATGCATCCTACCTCCTATTTCTAATGATCCAGAAGCTGATGTTTGCATGGAAGACGAAGCTAATAAAGATCTGGATGACATGGCCGATTTATCCAAGAGAggttataagtttaaaattagaGATTGGCGAAACATGTCAGTAGACCTATACGGTGCTAATGAACAAATAAGAAGAGCATCTTTACTGTTTGGGAATGGAGGGATGagtcaagcttcttcttcgtatcagGAGGAGTCTTTGGAATCAAAGATCAACAGAATCAGCGAGATGGTGGGAGATAATTTAAGGATCATGAACGATCGTTTGTGTTTGATTGAAAAAGACAGGAAACAGATTAAAGAACGTGTGACAAAACTAGAGAAACTACAAAGAGTTACTTCAtatgaaactccaaacaatgag GATTGCCTTCCTAATTTTTGTTGTACTTGCACAGACTGA